TAAAATCTGAAACACTAGCAAAAAGTAAGGTTGAGAACCCCCAGGCAATGCTCGTAGCCCCAACAATCATTCCCATTTGAGTATTACTCAAATCTAACTCCTCAGCTACAAATGGAAACAAATAGATAATACTTAACCTGTCCATAAAAACAAGACCAAAGATCAAAAATAAAAGAATAAGCAGGTTATTTTCATACCTAAAAAATGATTGGTTTTTTTTACTCACAACTACACCCCTTTATTGAATTAATAAAGTACTGCATGGGAGCCCTCCATCCATTAGGCTATCCCATGCGCTTTTATCGATTTTAATTAAAGTAAATCATTAATGCTGACCCGGGATGAACTTGGTAAGATCAAACTGAACAAAATTGAATTTACCTGTAAACGCGAAATCTCCATTCTTCTTATACTCCTTCGTAACAGGGTTCATCGCATCCCTTCCAATGCTTAGACCTTCAATACTGACCATGGTTGCTGTTTGTACTTGACCTTCACCACCTTTTTTTCCATTGATGTAAAGAGTACCATTACCGCCGGCCATACTTGTTCTATTAAAAACAAACTTAACTTCCGATTTTCCTTTTGGTACATTGACGCTGGATGTGATCTTTGAGATAGTATCAAATTTGTTATACAAGAATTCAAGCTTGTTATTCTTGATGTAGAAGGTAAATCCACCAATTTCATCTCCCATTGCAGCTAGTACCCCGGAACCTCCCTCTGTTATAGGTACCGTAATCGTAAAACTATTGGTATTTACCTGCGGCATTGCCTTAGGATTAAGGGTTCCTACCCCTGGGTAATACTTGAATGTTGTCCGGTTTGCTGGAGAATCTGCTGTGACATACCCCATTTCTGCAGGAGAGCCCTCAGTCAATGGCAACATATTATGTTTTTCGGCCTCTGACATAAATAGCTCTTGAAGTTCCTTTAGTTTTTCAGGATATTTGTTGGCAACATTTGTGGATTCCGTATAGTCTTCACTCACCTTGAACAATTCCCATACATCCTCATCGAAGGATGTTCCATTCTTATGAACAGAAATCGCCTTCCATCCGTCGTGATAGATGGCTCTATTTGGCTGGTGATAAGTTATAGCTAGGTTTCTAACCTCAGGTGCATTGACGTTATCAAAAGTGCTCACAATACTTGTACCGTACATTGGCATTTGTGAAACTCCCTTTAATTCCTGTGGGGGTTCAACTTCAAGGACGTCAAGCACGGTTGGAGTAATGTCCGTTACATGAACGTACTGACTTCGGATGCTTCCTTTGTCTTTTATACCATTTGGCCAGGAAATAATGAGCGGATTACGTAAAGCACCGGCATATACGCTTCCCTTATATTTATTAAACGGAGTATTACTTACCTGAGCCCAGCCTTTAGGATATAATGCCTGCATCTCTGGTCCGCCAATCAGTTCATATTTTTTCATTAAGTCATCTACAGAAGCTACCCTGCCTGCTGTAAGTGCACTAAAAAAGCTGTCAGTACCATTTTCTCCTCCTTCTGGGGCTGCACCGTTATCACCTAAAAGGACAATCATGGTATTGTCGTACTGTCCGGTTTCCTTCAAATAACTTATCAGCTTGCCAACTTCCTCGTCAGCCTGTGTGATGAATCCAGCATATGCCTGCATAAATCGTTTATATAGCTTCTTTTGCTCTTTAGAAAAACTTTCCCATGGCTTCACACTCGGGTCAGATTTTGCAAGCGTGGTATTTATCGGGATAATTCCAAGTTCCTTTTGACGCTCAAATCGCTCCATGCGGATGGTATCCCAGCCTTTATCATAGACACCATCGTACATATCGATATATTTTTCCGGAACCTGTATTGGGGAATGCCCAGCACTGAAGGCATAATTCATAAAGAACGGCTTGTCCGGATAAATCGAAACGTGGTCCGTAATATACTGCTTAGCATGTGATAGCAAATCATCATTTAGGTTATACCCATCGGTCTTTGGAGCTTCAATCAGTTCATTCCCATTAACCAACTGTGGTTTGAACTGGCCAGTTTCCCCATCCATATAACCGTAATATCTGTCAAAGCCTTTAGACAGAGGCCAGTAATCGAAAGGTCCTGCTGGAGTCACTGTATAGATTGGAGCAATGTGCCATTTTCCAACGCCGAATGTGCTGTAGTTGTTTTCTTTTAAAATTTCGGCTACCGTTCCCGCAGCAGGGGTGACACCCCCTTGGAAATTCGGTCGTTCAGGTCCTAACGTTACATTTGCTACATTCCCCATTCCGACAGAATGATTTTCCCTTCCAGTTAGGAGTGAGGCTCGTGTTGGTGAACAAAGTGGAGTAGTGTTAAAGTTATTGTACCGAAGTCCATCAGCAGCTAGCTGATCTATATTAGGCGTTTTAATTTCTGACCCATAGGCACCAAGGTCAGAGAATCCAATATCATCTAGGACAATGTAGATAATATTTGGTTTTTTCTCACCATTCGCATATTTGATTGGGTTTGTTGCGGCTTTATTCGTATTTTCTTTAGGTTTTTCGCTTGTTTTTGCGAATGAAATATTTGAGCTGCATGCTGTCATTGTGGCTGTAAGGGTGAGCATTGAACCAATTGCAAGGGCTTTCATAATAGGTTTGGAACCAGAATACCTGTTTACCAATTTCATTCCCCCTTTAAAAGAATAGATTATTTCTTTCTATAAACCTCTTACATTCCAGTGCTAAAGTTGCATACCTCCCCATTTCCAATGAGTAAGCGCTTAACTTATATAAAAGTATAGGTTAGTATAAAATATTAGAGAATATAAATTCTTGTTTACAGTAATACGAATTTTATATATATTCTGTTAATTATGTCTATTAAAGGAAAAGTTGGTTTAATCTATAATTGCTACTGCCCGGGTCCATCCACCGCTTGCACCCTTAATTTTCACTGGGAATACCGATATCTTAAATCCATATGGTGGTAATTGATCTAAATTTGCTAGTTTTTCAATTTGGCAATATTCTTTCTCTTTACCAGCATAATGAGCGGCCCAAAGTACACCTGGGCGTGGATTTTCCTTATAATCCGCTGCTTGAATGGCCAGTGGAGTATCCCAGCCCCAGCCGTCTGTCCCCATCACTTTTATGCCTTGTTCAATCAGCCAAAGAGTGGCTTCGGCCGAAACCCCTACATGTATTTCACTATAATTGGGCTCGTATCGTTTTTTATCCGCATCACAGCGAATCATTACGATATCAAACGGCTTTAACTGGTAATCTATTTTTTGTAATTTTTCCTGTAGGTCTGAAATGCTTACTGCATAACCCGCAGGCTTGTCGGTAAAGTCAAGGACAACACCATCACTGAAAAACCATTCAAGCGGGAGCTCATCAATGGTCCTCGAAGGTTTCCCTTCTGCTGTTGGCCAATAATGCCAGGGTGCATCAACATGGGTGCCGGCATGGCTTGTCAGAGACAGAAACTCCCCGGCAAGTCCCTTTCGCTCTGGAAAATCATCCGGTGTGACACCAACCAACTTTGCTCCAAATTCAGCGCCCTCTTCATGCGTTTCATAACGGATTGTAAATGGAAGTGGATCTTTTAACTCTTCTTCGATTGAAACACTTAAATCTATTATTTTAGACATACGTCACCCTCCGTTTTTGTTAGCTATTTATTAAGGATTTTGTTCTACTATGCAAATACACCGCCATCGACCGGCATGGCATGCCCGGTTATAAAAGAGGATTCATCCGAACTCAACCACAAAATGACATCGGCTACCTCTTTAGGCTGACCCATCCTCATCATCGCCTGTTCATTTGTAAATTTCTCTCTTAATTCTTGATTATTTCTTAAATTTAGACGCCCATCCATAATCATCGGTGTCTCAATTGCGGTAGGGCAAACAGCGTTCACGCGAATATGTTTCGTTGCATATTCAAGTGCGGCTGTTTTCGTTAACCCAATCAC
This genomic stretch from Neobacillus niacini harbors:
- a CDS encoding arylsulfatase, encoding MVNRYSGSKPIMKALAIGSMLTLTATMTACSSNISFAKTSEKPKENTNKAATNPIKYANGEKKPNIIYIVLDDIGFSDLGAYGSEIKTPNIDQLAADGLRYNNFNTTPLCSPTRASLLTGRENHSVGMGNVANVTLGPERPNFQGGVTPAAGTVAEILKENNYSTFGVGKWHIAPIYTVTPAGPFDYWPLSKGFDRYYGYMDGETGQFKPQLVNGNELIEAPKTDGYNLNDDLLSHAKQYITDHVSIYPDKPFFMNYAFSAGHSPIQVPEKYIDMYDGVYDKGWDTIRMERFERQKELGIIPINTTLAKSDPSVKPWESFSKEQKKLYKRFMQAYAGFITQADEEVGKLISYLKETGQYDNTMIVLLGDNGAAPEGGENGTDSFFSALTAGRVASVDDLMKKYELIGGPEMQALYPKGWAQVSNTPFNKYKGSVYAGALRNPLIISWPNGIKDKGSIRSQYVHVTDITPTVLDVLEVEPPQELKGVSQMPMYGTSIVSTFDNVNAPEVRNLAITYHQPNRAIYHDGWKAISVHKNGTSFDEDVWELFKVSEDYTESTNVANKYPEKLKELQELFMSEAEKHNMLPLTEGSPAEMGYVTADSPANRTTFKYYPGVGTLNPKAMPQVNTNSFTITVPITEGGSGVLAAMGDEIGGFTFYIKNNKLEFLYNKFDTISKITSSVNVPKGKSEVKFVFNRTSMAGGNGTLYINGKKGGEGQVQTATMVSIEGLSIGRDAMNPVTKEYKKNGDFAFTGKFNFVQFDLTKFIPGQH
- a CDS encoding cyclase family protein, yielding MSKIIDLSVSIEEELKDPLPFTIRYETHEEGAEFGAKLVGVTPDDFPERKGLAGEFLSLTSHAGTHVDAPWHYWPTAEGKPSRTIDELPLEWFFSDGVVLDFTDKPAGYAVSISDLQEKLQKIDYQLKPFDIVMIRCDADKKRYEPNYSEIHVGVSAEATLWLIEQGIKVMGTDGWGWDTPLAIQAADYKENPRPGVLWAAHYAGKEKEYCQIEKLANLDQLPPYGFKISVFPVKIKGASGGWTRAVAIID